The Gallus gallus isolate bGalGal1 chromosome 3, bGalGal1.mat.broiler.GRCg7b, whole genome shotgun sequence genome window below encodes:
- the GPR6 gene encoding G-protein coupled receptor 6: MEPTAVLNESSAAVPWLPARAGNASLELASRPPAPTAINPWDVMLCVSGTAIACENAIVVAIICYSPTLRTPMFVLIGSLATADLLAGLGLILNFVFQYVIRSETVSLLTVGFLVASFAASVSSLLAITVDRYLSLYNALTYYSERTVLCIHTMLVCTWGVSLCLGLLPVLGWNCLHDRAACSVVRPLTKSNVTLLSASFFLIFIIMLHLYIEICKIVCRHAHQIALQQHFLTASHYVATKKGVSTLAIILGTFGASWLPFAIYCVVGDPDYPSVYTYATLLPATYNSMINPIIYAYRNQEIQRSMWVLFCGCFQSKVSFRSRSPSDV, translated from the coding sequence ATGGAGCCAACGGCGGTCCTGAACGAGAGCTCGGCTGCGGTCCCCTGGCTGCCCGCCCGCGCCGGCAACGCCTCGCTGGAGCTGGCGTCGCGGCCCCCCGCGCCCACCGCCATCAACCCCTGGGACGTGATGCTGTGCGTCTCCGGCACTGCCATCGCCTGCGAGAACGCCATCGTGGTGGCCATCATCTGCTACTCGCCCACCCTGCGCACCCCCATGTTTGTGCTCATCGGGAGTCTGGCCACGGCCGACCTGCTGGCCGGGCTCGGCCTCATCCTCAACTTTGTTTTCCAGTACGTGATCCGTTCCGAGACGGTCAGCCTCCTCACCGTGGGATTCCTCGTTGCCTCCTTCGCCGCCTCCGTGAGTAGCTTGCTGGCCATCACGGTCGACCGTTACCTATCCCTCTACAATGCTCTCACCTACTACTCAGAGAGGACGGTGCTGTGCATCCACACTATGCTGGTGTGCACGTGGGGGGTCTCCCTCTGCTTGGGGCTGCTACCGGTCCTGGGCTGGAACTGCCTCCATGACCGCGCTGCCTGCAGCGTTGTCAGACCCTTGACCAAGAGCAACGTGACTCTGCTGtctgcctctttctttctcatttttatcaTCATGCTCCATCTCTACATTGAAATCTGTAAAATAGTTTGCAGACATGCCCATCAGATAGCTCTCCAGCAACATTTTCTGACTGCATCACACTATGTTGCTACCAAAAAGGGAGTGTCTACTCTTGCTATAATTCTGGGGACTTTTGGAGCAAGCTGGCTACCTTTTGCCATCTACTGTGTGGTTGGGGATCCCGACTACCCTTCTGTGTACACTTACGCCACGCTTCTACCTGCTACCTACAACTCCATGATCAATCCTATTATTTACGCCTAcagaaaccaagaaattcagagGTCCATGTGGGTTCTCTTCTGTGGCTGCTTTCAGTCTAAAGTGTCCTTTCGCTCCCGGTCCCCTAGTGATGTCTGa